In Sphingobacterium zeae, one genomic interval encodes:
- a CDS encoding SusD/RagB family nutrient-binding outer membrane lipoprotein — protein MKAKIVTALLLLTLIMTGCKKFMDINDNPSYPQNAKAEILLAPIIFHMANGYAQDQTIMNKFNQSIMGASADDASKVWERHGFRLQSDVGGVMWRMVYFNHGRNLANMIRDAVENEKYEYAAIGYAVKAWGYQMLTDYHGPVIMKEALRDQLSFEYDDQKDVYAQVRVWCDSALYYMDQKSPLDYSANLSSEKGDNLFRGDMEKWRKFVYGIRALQYIHLVNKPDFKSKYADSVLYYVNQSLASNDDDAAVKFLGDKAETSSVVGPLYGVYTSTYYSRAGQPIVSYLSGGLRGTVTAPSRVASDPRLLRMINRNLDNTADTVFSGALPNVTNSATIIPSVLGKIVGGVYEGKFIFRDKVDFPLMTYAQLQLVKSEALFIKGSLPEAYEAYLNAIRSHMTFVNKYINTNAETAISEAQIKSYLTSSEIPQTSADLMLSDIMGQKYIVQWGWGGLEQWCDLRKYNYDTNIFKQYQSLSGSGLQYQAYCYRVRPRYNSEYAWNAKELDKWGALDPYYVTKPTWFVTKDN, from the coding sequence ATGAAAGCAAAAATAGTCACGGCTTTGTTGTTATTGACTTTGATAATGACAGGTTGTAAAAAATTTATGGATATCAATGATAATCCATCTTATCCACAAAATGCTAAGGCCGAGATTTTGTTGGCTCCCATTATATTTCATATGGCAAACGGTTATGCGCAGGATCAGACCATTATGAATAAGTTTAATCAGTCCATTATGGGGGCTTCGGCTGACGATGCTTCAAAAGTTTGGGAAAGGCATGGATTTAGACTACAGAGTGATGTTGGTGGAGTGATGTGGCGAATGGTCTATTTTAACCATGGGCGGAACCTGGCTAATATGATCCGGGATGCAGTGGAAAATGAGAAATATGAGTATGCCGCAATAGGTTATGCCGTTAAGGCCTGGGGCTACCAAATGCTTACCGATTATCATGGTCCCGTTATTATGAAAGAAGCTCTGCGCGATCAGCTTAGCTTTGAGTATGACGATCAAAAAGACGTCTATGCGCAAGTTAGAGTTTGGTGTGATTCTGCTTTGTATTATATGGATCAAAAGAGTCCACTCGATTATAGTGCTAATTTGAGTTCAGAAAAAGGAGACAATCTTTTTCGGGGCGATATGGAGAAATGGCGTAAGTTTGTTTATGGTATTCGCGCCCTTCAGTATATCCATTTGGTGAATAAGCCTGATTTTAAATCAAAATATGCGGATTCTGTTCTTTATTACGTGAATCAGTCGTTGGCATCAAATGATGACGATGCGGCGGTTAAGTTTTTGGGCGATAAAGCCGAAACCTCAAGTGTGGTCGGGCCGTTGTATGGAGTTTATACGAGTACGTACTATAGCCGTGCCGGTCAACCTATTGTAAGTTATTTGTCTGGAGGGCTAAGGGGTACCGTAACGGCGCCTTCACGTGTCGCAAGTGACCCGCGCCTTTTGAGAATGATCAATAGAAATTTAGATAATACAGCTGATACGGTCTTTTCTGGGGCTCTGCCAAATGTAACCAATTCGGCGACAATTATACCTTCGGTTCTGGGTAAGATCGTGGGTGGTGTGTACGAAGGAAAATTCATTTTTAGAGATAAAGTCGATTTTCCATTGATGACGTATGCACAACTGCAATTGGTTAAGTCGGAGGCTCTTTTTATTAAGGGATCGCTGCCTGAGGCCTATGAAGCTTATCTGAATGCAATTCGCTCGCACATGACTTTTGTGAACAAGTATATCAATACCAATGCTGAAACTGCCATCAGTGAAGCACAGATCAAATCATATTTGACGAGTAGTGAAATCCCGCAGACTTCGGCTGATCTGATGCTTTCCGATATTATGGGACAGAAATATATTGTACAATGGGGCTGGGGCGGATTGGAACAGTGGTGTGATCTGCGCAAGTATAATTACGATACGAATATTTTTAAGCAGTATCAGTCACTTAGCGGCTCGGGCTTGCAATATCAGGCTTACTGTTATAGGGTGCGTCCCCGTTATAACTCGGAATATGCGTGGAATGCAAAAGAGTTGGATAAGTGGGGAGCCTTGGATCCATATTATGTCACCAAACCTACCTGGTTTGTAACAAAAGATAATTAA